The genomic DNA GGTTAGTAGTTGGTTGTTAGTTGTTAGTTGTTAGTTGTTAGTTAGTCTTTGTGGTTTGGATCGGATAATAACTAATAATTAACCATTGATGCTAATTCTGCTGAATAAATCTGCATAGAACTGACTTACACCTCTGATAGTAACCGCCAAGGCAATTAGATAAATATCCGTAACGCCGCCTTCTTAGGTGGTATGTTACCACCTAAGAAGGCGGCGTTACCTGAGTCTCAAAGTATAGCAACCTTCTTGGCAGTTAGGACAGGAGCGATTGCTGGAAACCTTGATTCTATTCATTCTTCCTGAGCATCGTAGTCCTGAGCATCCTAGTTCCTAGCTATAATAGAGATTGCTCTATCCGTCTTGGCCAGTGCTATATCCTGCTAAATTTGATGTGGACTAAAACCCATAAAAATGTTATCACAACAACCAACAAATAACAACTAACAAATAACAACTAACAAACAACAAATCAAATAATGGCTGAGATTTATCAAGTACATCCAGAAACACCGCAAAAAGAGAAGATCGAGAAGATTAAAAAATCCTTGCAAGCCGGGGCGATCATGCTTTATCCTACTGATACAGTCTACGCGATCGGCTGCGATCTTAATGTTAAGTCCGCAGTGGAACGGGTAAGGCAGATCAAGCATTTATCTAATGATAAACCTTTGACATTCCTATGTCCTTCTCTGTCGAATATCGCTCAATATGCTGTCGTTAGCGATTCTGGATACCGCATGATTAAGCGGTTAATTCCAGGGCCCTATACCTTCCTATTGCCAGCAACTAAGTTAGTGCCTCGATTGGTGATGGAGCCTAAGCGCAAAACTACAGGTATTCGCGTCCCCGATCAAAAATTTTGCTTAGCACTGTTAGAGGCTTTAGGAAATCCGATTATTTCTACTTCTGCTCATATTACTAATGATGATGAGGGAAAAGCACCCGCAGCAGCATTAGCAACTGAAGAAAACTTTGGCAAGGCGGAATTATTTGATTCTCTGGAAAAGTTGGTGGATATAATTGTTGATGATACCTCGGAAACAGGATATCAGGTTTCTACGATTCTAGATCTAACACAAGATAAACCTAGTATTGTCAGGCGCGGACTGGGATGGGAGGCGGTAGCTAATTGGGCGGAGGAATAGGTAGCGATCTGGTCTAGTATTGAAAACAAGTTAGAGTGGGAAATTCTATCAGAATTTCCCACTTGAATTGTTAACGCTCTACTTTCACACCTTTCCAAAAGGCGATATAGCCGGTAATATTTTTAGCTGCTTCTTTTGGGGTGGGATAGTACCAAGCAGCGTCTTTGTTGACTTCGCCATTGACTTCGATGCTGTAGTAACTCGCTACTCCTTTCCAACCGCAGGTAGTGTGGGTGCTACTTTCTTTGAAATATTCGCGGTTTATGGTATCGGGGGGGAAGTAATAGTTATTTTCTACAACTTCGCAAGCGTCGCTTTCGGCTAAGACTGCTCCGTTCCAAGTAGCTTTTGGCATGGGTTACTCCAGTTAATTATCTTAGATTTTAGATTATTAGGGCTGTTTGTGCTCTTTTAAGCATAAAATAATGAGGAAGTCAACGACAACTATTGTAAATGTCAGCGCTACTACCGCCAACTTTTACCCAACCGCGATCGCTGGAACAGGCACTTAAACATTTTTTTGGGTACGACTCTTTTCGTCCTGGACAGCGGGAAATTGTCGAAGCAGCTCTCTCTAAGCGGGATATGCTGATTGTGATGCCGACTGGCGGCGGTAAGTCGCTGTGCTTTCAATTACCGGCACTGTTAAAACCAGGCTTGACTGTGGTGGTGTCGCCTTTAATTGCCCTGATGCAAGACCAGGTAGAATCGCTGAGGGATAATGGGATTGGGGCAACTTTTCTCAATAGCACTCTTTCTTTGATGGAGACGCGATCGCGAGAAACTGCGATTCTAGATGGTAAAATTAAACTGCTTTATGTTGCCCCCGAACGTTTGCTCAGCGAGCGTTTTTTGCCATTTCTAGACCAGGTAGCCGCGAGTTTGGGGATTTCGGCGTTTGCGATCGATGAGGCTCACTGCGTCTCGGAATGGGGTCACGACTTCCGGCCAGATTATCGGCAAATATTGCAGGTGCGCGATCGCTATCCCCATATTCCGATTATGGCACTAACTGCTACTGCGACCGATCGCGTCCGCCTTGATATTATGCAGCAGTTAGCTCTTAGAGAACCTTATATCCACGTTGCCAGTTTCAACCGCCCCAATTTATATTACGAAGTTCGAGCCAAAACTAAGCACAGTTTTGCTGAATTATTACAGATAATTGACAAAAATGGCGGCTCAGGGATTATCTACTGCCTCAGCCGCAAAAATGTTGATGAACTTGCCTATAAACTTCAGCAAGTTGGGATTTCTGCTCTACCTTACCATGCAGGCTTAAACGATAGCGATCGCACCAGTAATCAAACCCGCTTCATCCGCGATGACGTGCAAATTATGGTAGCGACAGTTGCCTTTGGCATGGGTATTAATAAACCTGACGTGCGTTTTGTTGTTCATTACAATTTGCCGCGCAATTTAGAAGGATATTATCAAGAATCAGGACGCGCTGGCAGAGATGGAGAACCGGCCCAATGTATTTTATTTCTCGGTTATGGCGATCGCAAAACTATAGAATATTTAATCGAACAAAAACCAGATCCTCAAGAACAAAGAATTGCCACGCAACAGTTCCGAAGAGTTATAGATTACGCTGAAGCTTCCGACTGTCGCCGCACCATTCAATTAAGTTATTTTGGAGAAGCATTTCCGGGAAATTGCAGCCAATGCGATAACTGCCGCAATCAAAAACCCTTAGAAGACTGGACTATTGAGGCGATGAAATTCCTTTCTGGCGTAGCCAGATGCAAAGAAAGATTTGGCATGAATCATATTATTGAGGTGCTGCGAGGTTCTAAAAGTCAAAAGGTTTTACAATACGGACATGACAAACTTTCTACCTATGGAATCGGGAAAGAAAAAAGCGCTGAAGATTGGAAAATGTTAGCGCGATCTCTGCTGCATCAAGGTTTACTAGATGAAACAACAGACGGCTATCCTGTATTAAAATTAAATGCTAGAAGTTGGGAAGTAATGAAACGTCAGCGGACTGTGGAAATCGCCGTTGTTCGCAAACAAGAAGTGCAGGGAGTTCAACGCTATTCAGCAGCAGAAGGAGAGATATTATTTGGAGTATTGCGTAAACTTAGAAAACAAATCGCCGACGAGCAATTTGTACCGCCTTATGTGGTATTTCCTGATTCTAGTTTACGCGCAATGGCAGAACAACGCCCCCAAACTTTAAATGAATTTGCAAAAATTTCTGGGGTAGGAACACGCAAGCGAGATAAGTATGGCAAACAGTTTATTGAGGCAATTCGAGAGTATTGTGAAGAACAAGGAATACCAACGGTATCAACACCTTTAACTGGTTCAAATATTCCCAATCAACCCTCTCATACTCAGATGCTAACCTTACAATTACATCAGCAAGGTTTAACTGTGGACGTAATCGCTGAGGTTCGCGATATTCGTGCTACCAGAGTTGTGACTCATTTAGCTGAATTAATCGAAATGAATCAAGAAGTTGATATAAATCAGTTGGTAGATTTGGAGAGTCAGCAAGCTATTATTACAGCAATTGAGTTAGTAGGCGATCGTTCTTTAACACCTATTTATCAACTTTTAGGTGAGAAGTATACTTATGATGAAATTAAGTTAGTGCGGGCCTGGTTGCGGCGAAATAATCCATAAATGTAAGGTCGTCGTCGCAACAGCATTACAAAGAGTATTTGAATAGTATTATCTTTAATAGGAGAGGAATATGAGAATTAAAAAAGTATCATTTTGTAACCATGAATTAGATTGGCAATTTGAACCCATTTATTTTTCTAATCTTGCTTTGCTAGTTGGTGTCTCAGGAGTTGGTAAAACTCAAATACTTAAAGGGATTTCCAGTTTAAAGGAGATAGCTAATGGTAAGTCTTTAAATGGATTAGCCTGGGATATTACATTTTTAACAAAAAATGAGGTTGAGTACCAATGGATAGGAGAATTTGAAACTCAAAAACAACCTGGTCTAATTTCTGAAGATGAAGATGACAACGCTAGATTCAAAATTTTACATGAAAAATTATGGAGAAATGGTAATCTCATTATAGAAAGAAGCCCTAATGAGATTCAATTCCAAGGAAAAATCACACCAAAGCTATCACCATTTCAAAGCATAGTTTATATATTAAACCAAGAAGACGACATTGCCCCAGTTCAAGAGGGTTTTAAGAAAATCGTAAACAGTGAACATTCTAGGTCAATCAATGCTGTTTATGGCATACCTCATAGGGTACTAGCGGAACTAACTAGAGAAAATTTATCGTTAGATACTATTAAAGAATTTAATATGCCAATCGCCCTAAAATTGGCTTTAGTTTCTCAGCAATATGCAGATATTTTTAATAACATCAAAACTAGCTTTATAGA from Kamptonema formosum PCC 6407 includes the following:
- a CDS encoding L-threonylcarbamoyladenylate synthase yields the protein MAEIYQVHPETPQKEKIEKIKKSLQAGAIMLYPTDTVYAIGCDLNVKSAVERVRQIKHLSNDKPLTFLCPSLSNIAQYAVVSDSGYRMIKRLIPGPYTFLLPATKLVPRLVMEPKRKTTGIRVPDQKFCLALLEALGNPIISTSAHITNDDEGKAPAAALATEENFGKAELFDSLEKLVDIIVDDTSETGYQVSTILDLTQDKPSIVRRGLGWEAVANWAEE
- a CDS encoding DUF427 domain-containing protein codes for the protein MPKATWNGAVLAESDACEVVENNYYFPPDTINREYFKESSTHTTCGWKGVASYYSIEVNGEVNKDAAWYYPTPKEAAKNITGYIAFWKGVKVER
- the recQ gene encoding DNA helicase RecQ, whose product is MSALLPPTFTQPRSLEQALKHFFGYDSFRPGQREIVEAALSKRDMLIVMPTGGGKSLCFQLPALLKPGLTVVVSPLIALMQDQVESLRDNGIGATFLNSTLSLMETRSRETAILDGKIKLLYVAPERLLSERFLPFLDQVAASLGISAFAIDEAHCVSEWGHDFRPDYRQILQVRDRYPHIPIMALTATATDRVRLDIMQQLALREPYIHVASFNRPNLYYEVRAKTKHSFAELLQIIDKNGGSGIIYCLSRKNVDELAYKLQQVGISALPYHAGLNDSDRTSNQTRFIRDDVQIMVATVAFGMGINKPDVRFVVHYNLPRNLEGYYQESGRAGRDGEPAQCILFLGYGDRKTIEYLIEQKPDPQEQRIATQQFRRVIDYAEASDCRRTIQLSYFGEAFPGNCSQCDNCRNQKPLEDWTIEAMKFLSGVARCKERFGMNHIIEVLRGSKSQKVLQYGHDKLSTYGIGKEKSAEDWKMLARSLLHQGLLDETTDGYPVLKLNARSWEVMKRQRTVEIAVVRKQEVQGVQRYSAAEGEILFGVLRKLRKQIADEQFVPPYVVFPDSSLRAMAEQRPQTLNEFAKISGVGTRKRDKYGKQFIEAIREYCEEQGIPTVSTPLTGSNIPNQPSHTQMLTLQLHQQGLTVDVIAEVRDIRATRVVTHLAELIEMNQEVDINQLVDLESQQAIITAIELVGDRSLTPIYQLLGEKYTYDEIKLVRAWLRRNNP
- a CDS encoding AAA family ATPase, which translates into the protein MRIKKVSFCNHELDWQFEPIYFSNLALLVGVSGVGKTQILKGISSLKEIANGKSLNGLAWDITFLTKNEVEYQWIGEFETQKQPGLISEDEDDNARFKILHEKLWRNGNLIIERSPNEIQFQGKITPKLSPFQSIVYILNQEDDIAPVQEGFKKIVNSEHSRSINAVYGIPHRVLAELTRENLSLDTIKEFNMPIALKLALVSQQYADIFNNIKTSFIEIFTQVEDIKIEAIEDKNSPLFPDFPVQIKEKGVNKWILQNNISSGMLKTLIHISELYLAPEGTVILIDEFENSLGVNCIHVVTTSLLKNESLQFILTSHHPYIINNIAMEYWKIVTRRGGVVTVRDAKDFNLGKSRHQAFLQLINLEEYSEGIKV